In a genomic window of Pelotomaculum thermopropionicum SI:
- a CDS encoding hypothetical protein (containing GlpC (COG0247), Fe-S oxidoreductase and partial GltD (COG0493), NADPH-dependent glutamate synthase beta chain and related oxidoreductases), whose product MDQKELRELEDRCIQECPPACVTACPVHVDVKLFLAEMKKGNFDGALKIFSRTVPFPGILGRICDHPCQDACRRREAGGAVSIGALEKACVQLSPALPVRVTPPPKKKEKIAVVGGGLSGLTAAFDLAGKGYGVTIFEAEGRLGGKLWEIPEEVLPRQVIKEEIGLLEKMGVEVRLNTTVGKDITLEDLGREFDAVYLGLGANPKDTLGLKLDQQGRIEVHPVTLTTGHTGVFAGGGLRAGGFKPSPVGAVSDGRRAAVSIDRYLQKVSLTAAREKEGPYQTRLYTSLEGVEPLPAVAAGDPVRGYTREEAIREAGRCLQCQCLECVKACEYLARFGSYPRRYVREVYNNESIVMGMHLANKLINSCSLCGLCQVICPNDFHMGEVCKKARESMVSRGKMPPSVHDFALRDMQFSNGEKFALVRPDPGTAAGGSAFFPGCQLSASAPEYVEKVYAYLRERVPGGVGLVFRCCGAPADWAGRKDIFLQGREEILRLWKDMGEPRFILACSSCYQVFKTFMPEIEIISLWEIYDRLGLPQALPEGSPRTVAVHDACSTRHEEHIHRSVRSILKRLGYSVQELKYSGEKTGCCGYGGLMTFANPELAARVVDRRAGESGADYVAYCAMCRDRLAAGGKRALHLLDLIYGDNYDRLACRKGPGYSQRHENRARLKRKMLKEVWGEEVEDKKGFETIELYIGDDIRELMENRLILVEDIQKVIDYAEKTGKKLFNEDSKHYLACYRPVSVTYWVEYSPQGAGYKVYNAYSHRMQIIEEVKS is encoded by the coding sequence ATGGACCAGAAAGAACTGCGCGAACTGGAGGACAGGTGTATCCAGGAGTGCCCTCCGGCATGTGTGACGGCCTGCCCTGTTCATGTTGACGTAAAACTCTTCCTTGCGGAAATGAAAAAGGGTAACTTTGACGGTGCGCTAAAAATTTTCAGCAGGACGGTCCCGTTTCCGGGAATACTGGGGAGGATTTGCGATCACCCCTGCCAGGATGCGTGCAGGCGGCGGGAAGCAGGAGGCGCCGTCTCAATTGGTGCACTGGAAAAGGCCTGTGTTCAATTGAGCCCCGCTTTACCCGTCAGGGTCACCCCTCCGCCCAAAAAAAAGGAAAAGATAGCCGTTGTTGGCGGAGGCTTAAGCGGCTTAACTGCTGCTTTTGATCTGGCCGGAAAGGGGTACGGCGTGACCATTTTCGAGGCAGAAGGGCGCCTGGGAGGCAAACTCTGGGAAATACCGGAGGAGGTCCTGCCGCGGCAGGTTATTAAGGAAGAGATTGGCCTGCTGGAGAAAATGGGGGTTGAGGTCCGCTTAAACACCACAGTTGGGAAGGACATCACCCTGGAAGATCTGGGCAGGGAATTTGATGCCGTATATCTCGGACTTGGGGCCAATCCCAAAGATACGTTGGGGCTGAAGCTGGATCAGCAGGGCCGGATTGAGGTCCACCCGGTTACTCTGACCACCGGTCACACGGGAGTTTTTGCCGGAGGAGGGCTGCGGGCGGGAGGATTTAAACCGTCCCCGGTGGGCGCTGTATCCGACGGCAGGCGGGCCGCCGTTTCGATAGACCGTTACCTGCAGAAAGTATCCCTGACCGCCGCCCGGGAAAAGGAAGGGCCTTACCAGACCCGCCTTTATACCAGCCTCGAGGGTGTAGAGCCGCTCCCGGCGGTTGCCGCAGGCGACCCGGTTCGTGGATACACTCGCGAGGAGGCAATTCGCGAGGCCGGACGCTGCCTGCAGTGCCAGTGCCTGGAATGCGTAAAGGCCTGCGAGTATCTGGCCCGCTTCGGCAGTTACCCCAGGCGCTACGTCCGGGAAGTTTACAACAATGAGTCCATCGTCATGGGAATGCACCTGGCCAATAAGCTGATCAACTCCTGCAGCCTTTGCGGCCTCTGCCAGGTGATCTGCCCCAACGACTTTCATATGGGCGAGGTCTGCAAAAAGGCCAGGGAAAGCATGGTCAGCCGGGGGAAAATGCCTCCTTCGGTTCACGACTTTGCCCTCAGGGACATGCAGTTCAGCAACGGCGAAAAGTTTGCCCTGGTCCGGCCCGACCCGGGCACGGCCGCCGGCGGTTCCGCCTTCTTTCCCGGCTGCCAGTTAAGCGCCTCGGCGCCGGAGTACGTGGAAAAAGTGTACGCCTACTTGAGGGAAAGAGTGCCTGGAGGGGTTGGACTGGTGTTTCGCTGCTGCGGGGCTCCCGCCGATTGGGCGGGACGGAAGGATATCTTCCTGCAGGGCCGGGAAGAAATTTTGCGTCTGTGGAAGGATATGGGCGAGCCCCGCTTTATCCTGGCCTGTTCCAGTTGCTATCAGGTTTTTAAGACCTTCATGCCGGAGATTGAAATTATTTCGCTCTGGGAAATTTACGACCGGCTTGGGCTGCCGCAAGCCCTGCCGGAGGGGAGCCCCAGAACCGTTGCCGTTCACGATGCCTGCAGCACCAGGCATGAAGAACATATCCACAGGAGCGTGCGGTCGATACTGAAGCGGCTCGGGTACAGCGTCCAGGAGCTGAAATACAGCGGAGAAAAGACCGGGTGTTGCGGTTACGGCGGGCTGATGACCTTTGCCAACCCGGAACTGGCGGCCCGGGTGGTAGACCGGCGGGCCGGCGAGAGCGGGGCCGATTACGTGGCCTATTGCGCCATGTGCCGGGACAGGCTTGCCGCGGGAGGGAAGAGGGCCCTGCACCTGCTGGACCTGATTTACGGCGATAATTACGACCGGCTTGCCTGCAGGAAGGGGCCCGGCTACTCGCAAAGGCATGAAAACAGGGCCAGGCTTAAAAGGAAAATGCTTAAAGAGGTCTGGGGAGAAGAAGTGGAGGATAAAAAGGGCTTCGAAACCATTGAGCTGTACATCGGCGACGATATAAGGGAGTTAATGGAAAACCGGCTGATTCTGGTAGAAGACATTCAGAAGGTAATCGATTACGCCGAAAAGACGGGAAAGAAGCTGTTCAATGAGGATAGCAAGCATTATCTTGCCTGCTACAGGCCTGTCAGCGTTACCTACTGGGTGGAGTATTCCCCCCAGGGAGCCGGGTACAAAGTATACAATGCTTACAGCCACAGGATGCAAATTATTGAGGAAGTGAAATCATGA
- the AtoC gene encoding response regulator (containing CheY-like receiver, AAA-type ATPase and DNA-binding domains), which translates to MSGVNVLIVDDEEDIGTLVSRLLKKKGYEVKIALNGMEAEGFIRETPVDVALVDLNLPDTDGFTLLRKIKKVNPRCEVILMTGNGTPGTAEKAVRSGAFNYLGKPFRDISEVETMVERAASYGKKFLQSQPSGAEWAPIAERLGFQVGRSAVMCSLVDIAYKIAKKDINVLIQGETGTGKEMLAKFIHAASNRSHEIFIPVNCGALPKDLVETELFGHEKGAFTGAVSMRRGLFEMASGGTLFLDEIGEVSPAIQVKLLRVLETGEFLRVGGEKYVKTDVRLIAATNVDLRLALQNKTFREDLFYRLEGVRLEIPPLRERREDIPLLAEYFVRKANPGLLISSRAVELLCNYSWPGNVRELSNIIRQAVALCDGNIILPEHLSAKIAARNSVQVKTRDTNDHSETGKKGAYGSGSREGSAGAGFYEKSLPTLLERYFAAAALEGASSEELMDILERVRRLEKRVLHVMREKGLNSAMPPSLAEAEVRAITEALDYHQGIIVNAARSLGIGRNTLSRKIKQYGIKIEKRKYGCSAGPLCFKKHKYP; encoded by the coding sequence TTGTCCGGTGTAAATGTATTAATTGTCGACGATGAAGAAGACATAGGCACCTTGGTAAGCCGCTTGTTGAAGAAAAAAGGCTATGAGGTGAAGATAGCCCTGAACGGTATGGAAGCGGAAGGGTTTATCCGGGAAACACCTGTGGATGTGGCTCTGGTGGACTTGAATTTGCCCGATACCGACGGGTTCACTCTTTTAAGGAAAATAAAAAAAGTTAACCCGCGTTGCGAAGTTATCTTGATGACCGGCAATGGCACCCCCGGCACTGCTGAAAAGGCCGTCCGCAGCGGAGCTTTTAACTATTTAGGAAAGCCGTTCAGGGACATTAGCGAGGTTGAGACAATGGTTGAAAGGGCCGCTTCTTATGGTAAAAAATTTTTGCAAAGCCAGCCCTCAGGCGCGGAGTGGGCGCCCATTGCCGAAAGATTGGGGTTTCAGGTGGGACGTTCTGCGGTAATGTGCAGCCTGGTCGACATTGCCTATAAGATCGCGAAAAAAGACATCAATGTATTAATCCAGGGTGAAACCGGCACCGGCAAGGAAATGCTGGCTAAATTCATTCATGCCGCCTCTAACCGTTCTCATGAAATTTTCATCCCGGTAAACTGCGGCGCACTGCCCAAAGATCTTGTGGAAACCGAGCTTTTCGGCCACGAAAAGGGCGCTTTTACCGGCGCTGTAAGCATGCGGCGGGGCTTGTTTGAAATGGCCAGCGGCGGGACGCTTTTTCTGGACGAAATCGGCGAGGTAAGCCCGGCCATTCAGGTAAAGCTTTTACGTGTTCTTGAAACCGGTGAATTTTTGCGGGTAGGCGGTGAAAAGTACGTAAAGACCGACGTGCGGTTAATTGCCGCCACCAATGTGGATTTAAGACTGGCCTTGCAAAATAAGACTTTCCGGGAGGACCTCTTTTACCGCCTTGAAGGCGTGCGTCTGGAAATACCTCCGTTGCGCGAGCGGCGGGAAGATATTCCCCTTCTGGCGGAGTATTTTGTTCGCAAAGCAAATCCCGGGCTGCTTATTTCTTCCAGGGCCGTGGAGCTTTTATGCAATTATTCCTGGCCTGGAAATGTCCGTGAGCTGTCGAATATAATTCGCCAGGCTGTGGCGCTGTGCGACGGCAATATTATCTTGCCCGAGCATTTAAGTGCAAAGATTGCTGCCAGAAATTCCGTCCAGGTAAAAACACGGGACACCAATGACCATAGTGAAACCGGGAAAAAAGGCGCTTATGGCAGCGGCAGCAGGGAGGGCTCTGCCGGTGCCGGTTTTTATGAAAAAAGCCTGCCCACCCTCCTTGAACGTTACTTCGCTGCGGCGGCCCTGGAGGGGGCCAGCAGCGAGGAATTGATGGACATTCTGGAACGGGTGCGGCGCCTGGAAAAGAGGGTCCTGCATGTCATGCGGGAAAAGGGTTTAAACTCCGCCATGCCGCCGTCCCTTGCGGAAGCGGAGGTGCGTGCCATCACCGAAGCCCTGGATTACCATCAGGGGATTATTGTCAATGCCGCCCGGTCGCTGGGAATCGGCCGGAATACGCTGAGCCGCAAGATAAAACAATACGGCATTAAAATTGAGAAAAGAAAATACGGCTGTAGTGCCGGGCCGTTATGCTTCAAAAAGCATAAATATCCATGA
- a CDS encoding hypothetical membrane protein, whose translation MLAGKGHKAGMNDELFRMMELYQQGFNCSQILLLLGLENLGRSSPDLIRAMTGLGGGLGFSGKICGALTGGVCLLGLYAGRGAPEEKEHDRFLLLIDELVQWFEGEAGRLYGGINCADILGEELTYRAVTPKCGTLIGSTYNKVKEILVSNGINPAGEEK comes from the coding sequence TTGCTGGCCGGAAAGGGGCATAAAGCCGGAATGAACGACGAACTGTTTCGCATGATGGAATTGTATCAGCAGGGATTTAATTGCAGCCAGATTTTGCTTCTTCTGGGGCTGGAGAACCTGGGGAGAAGCAGCCCGGATCTGATCCGGGCTATGACCGGCCTGGGCGGCGGCCTGGGTTTTTCGGGAAAAATCTGCGGGGCGCTGACCGGCGGGGTTTGCCTGCTGGGCCTTTATGCCGGCCGTGGGGCGCCGGAGGAAAAAGAGCACGACCGGTTTCTTCTTTTAATCGACGAACTGGTGCAATGGTTCGAGGGCGAGGCCGGCCGGCTTTACGGCGGAATCAACTGCGCCGATATTTTAGGCGAAGAACTGACCTACAGGGCGGTTACCCCCAAATGCGGTACCTTAATCGGTAGTACCTACAACAAGGTCAAAGAAATACTGGTTTCCAACGGGATCAATCCCGCCGGTGAAGAGAAATGA
- the PaaK gene encoding coenzyme F390 synthetase gives MAIRRTPLESWFLKKAADAGGAEPLTRTLIESYQLQKLKETLALARAASPFYRRHLENFPAEQLRSLKDLQAFPFTTAGDISKNPLLFLCVSQDQINRVVTINSSGTTGRPKRVFFTGGDQELIRDFFRYGMSTLVEPGDTVLVLLPGGRPGSVGALLAEALERSQVRCILHGFVRDPRETLQIMAGQKVDSLVGVPTQVLALARYEAPGKKSFPVRLKNMLLTTDHVPRAIVNEIERTWYCRVYNHYGMTEMGLGGGVECEARDGCHLREADLYFEIVDPATGEAVPEGEEGEVVFTTLTRQGMPLIRYRTGDIARFVPGTCSCGSLLKRIAPVRDRIGGRVPLAGGGFISMSVLDEALFAVKGVIDFQAAVSSAGGADLLTVKVQAAVWAGEEVNDLVREALLSVPVIAGNIAKGALILGPVDVERSQKIRAPAKRIIQDLRGKE, from the coding sequence ATGGCCATCAGGCGGACGCCGCTAGAATCCTGGTTTTTAAAAAAAGCGGCGGATGCCGGCGGGGCGGAGCCGCTGACCCGCACCCTGATTGAATCCTACCAGCTGCAAAAGCTTAAGGAGACCCTGGCCCTGGCCAGGGCCGCCAGTCCTTTTTACCGCCGCCATCTGGAAAACTTTCCGGCGGAGCAATTAAGGTCTTTAAAGGATTTGCAGGCATTTCCGTTTACCACCGCCGGGGATATAAGCAAAAACCCGCTGCTGTTTCTCTGCGTCTCCCAGGATCAAATTAACCGGGTGGTTACCATAAACAGCTCCGGCACCACGGGCCGGCCCAAAAGGGTTTTCTTTACGGGAGGCGACCAGGAGCTGATCAGGGACTTTTTCCGGTACGGCATGTCCACCCTGGTTGAGCCGGGCGATACGGTGCTGGTCTTGCTGCCGGGAGGACGGCCCGGCAGCGTGGGGGCCCTGCTGGCAGAAGCCCTGGAGCGGAGCCAGGTGCGGTGTATTTTGCACGGTTTTGTGCGCGATCCCCGGGAGACCCTGCAGATTATGGCCGGGCAAAAGGTTGACTCGCTGGTGGGCGTTCCCACCCAGGTGCTGGCCCTTGCCCGCTATGAGGCACCGGGCAAAAAGAGCTTTCCTGTTCGTTTAAAAAATATGCTGCTTACAACCGACCATGTTCCCCGGGCCATTGTCAATGAAATTGAGAGGACCTGGTACTGCCGGGTCTACAATCATTACGGCATGACCGAGATGGGCCTGGGCGGCGGGGTGGAATGCGAGGCCCGGGATGGCTGCCACCTGCGGGAGGCGGACCTGTATTTCGAAATCGTCGACCCGGCCACCGGGGAGGCCGTGCCGGAAGGGGAGGAGGGGGAGGTGGTTTTCACCACCCTGACCCGTCAGGGCATGCCTTTAATCCGGTACCGGACCGGCGATATCGCCAGGTTTGTGCCCGGAACCTGCTCCTGCGGATCCTTGTTGAAAAGGATTGCCCCGGTGCGCGACAGGATTGGGGGGAGGGTTCCCCTGGCCGGCGGCGGTTTTATCAGCATGTCTGTGCTGGATGAGGCGCTGTTTGCCGTAAAAGGCGTGATTGACTTCCAGGCGGCTGTTTCTTCTGCCGGCGGTGCGGACTTGCTGACCGTCAAGGTGCAGGCGGCCGTCTGGGCCGGCGAAGAAGTGAACGATTTGGTCAGGGAAGCCCTGCTTTCCGTTCCCGTTATTGCCGGAAATATTGCCAAAGGCGCCCTGATCCTGGGTCCTGTCGATGTGGAGCGTTCCCAGAAAATCCGGGCACCGGCGAAGCGGATAATCCAGGACTTGCGCGGCAAGGAGTGA
- a CDS encoding predicted Fe-S oxidoreductases translates to MSEQAKVLSKTESLCPDCLRRIPAKRVARGNCVYLEKACPEHGMYRTKIWQGEPSFQSWVRPKVPATVKVPFTGIDRGCPFDCGLCPAHRQLTCCVLLEVTGRCNLKCPFCFAGAGNGDADPDLDTIRNWYRRLLDAGGPFNVQLSGGEPTLRDDLPELVALGRSMGFSYIQLNTNGLRLSREPRYLESLKKAGLSSVFLQFDGTEQEIHRRMRGRDLLEEKLEAVRLCGETGIGVVLVPTVVPGINDHNLGQIIKLALELMPAVRGVHFQPVSYFGRFPGTPSDRARITLPEIISGIEAQTEGLIRAENFRPPGCENALCSFHGNFVLMPDGKLLATTRHKPPENCCGRPETAEEGARRARNFVAAHWPAPESSKCGCSEDNKAADGLDLFLARARTHTLCISGMAFQDVWNIDLERLKDCCIHTVAPDGRIIPFCAYNLTGKTGRPLYRGCESTWPSGGRR, encoded by the coding sequence ATGAGCGAACAGGCTAAAGTTCTGTCTAAAACCGAGAGCCTTTGCCCCGACTGCCTCCGCAGGATACCGGCAAAAAGGGTGGCCCGGGGAAATTGCGTGTATCTTGAAAAGGCCTGCCCGGAGCACGGCATGTACCGCACAAAGATATGGCAGGGGGAGCCTTCTTTTCAGTCCTGGGTCAGGCCTAAAGTGCCGGCAACGGTCAAGGTTCCCTTTACCGGCATTGACCGGGGCTGCCCTTTCGATTGCGGCCTTTGCCCCGCTCACCGCCAGCTTACCTGCTGCGTCCTGCTGGAGGTTACCGGCCGTTGCAACTTAAAGTGCCCTTTTTGTTTTGCCGGTGCCGGCAACGGCGATGCAGATCCGGACCTGGACACAATCAGAAACTGGTACCGGCGCCTGCTGGATGCCGGAGGGCCGTTCAACGTCCAGCTTTCCGGCGGGGAACCCACCCTGCGGGACGACCTGCCCGAACTGGTGGCCCTGGGCCGTTCCATGGGCTTCAGCTATATTCAGCTTAATACCAACGGCCTGAGATTGAGCCGGGAGCCGCGGTACCTGGAGTCATTGAAAAAAGCAGGACTTTCTTCGGTTTTCTTGCAGTTCGACGGTACCGAGCAGGAAATCCACCGCCGGATGAGGGGCCGCGATTTGCTGGAGGAAAAGCTGGAAGCGGTGCGGCTGTGCGGAGAAACGGGGATCGGAGTGGTCCTGGTGCCTACGGTTGTACCGGGCATTAACGACCACAATCTGGGGCAGATCATTAAGCTGGCCCTGGAGCTCATGCCGGCGGTGCGGGGCGTTCATTTTCAGCCGGTGAGCTATTTCGGCCGTTTTCCAGGGACGCCGTCCGACCGGGCGCGGATCACCCTGCCGGAAATTATCTCCGGGATTGAAGCGCAGACTGAGGGCCTGATCAGGGCGGAAAATTTCCGGCCGCCCGGCTGTGAAAACGCGCTTTGCTCATTTCACGGCAACTTTGTTTTAATGCCGGACGGGAAATTGCTGGCCACCACCAGGCACAAGCCTCCGGAGAATTGCTGCGGCCGGCCGGAAACGGCAGAAGAAGGGGCCCGCAGGGCGAGAAACTTTGTGGCCGCCCACTGGCCTGCCCCGGAAAGCTCTAAATGCGGCTGTTCTGAAGATAATAAAGCTGCGGACGGCCTTGACCTCTTTCTGGCCAGGGCCAGGACCCATACCCTTTGCATCTCCGGCATGGCCTTTCAGGATGTCTGGAATATCGACCTGGAGCGGCTGAAGGACTGCTGCATTCATACCGTGGCCCCCGACGGCAGGATTATCCCCTTTTGTGCCTATAACCTGACCGGTAAAACCGGCCGGCCGCTCTACCGGGGATGTGAGAGCACATGGCCATCAGGCGGACGCCGCTAG
- a CDS encoding aerobic-type carbon monoxide dehydrogenase (containing COG1229 CoxL and COG2080 CoxS), which translates to MMQKKFLNINGVAHTLIVDPEASLADVLRGQLRLTGTKIGCGKAQCGACSVIMNGKVIMSCATKMKRVPDEAIITTIEGIGTPTNLHALQMAWVKHGAAQCGFCAPGFIVSAKVLLDQNPNPTREEVRDWFQKHRNVCRCTGYKPIVDAVMDAARLMRGEITPEALGFKMPADGKIWGTDYPRPSAIGKATGTINYGSDLGLKMPPGTLQLKLVQAQVSHARILSIDTSEAEKMPGVYKVVTHKDVKGKNRITGLITFPTNKGDGWDRPILCDEKVFQFGDAIAIVCADTEANAQAAVEKVKVELEVLPPYMSAPAAMAPDAIEIHPGTPNVYFRQNIAKGEDTGPIMEKADYVVAIEDYYVGRQPHLPIEPDVAAAYFDEQGRLVIMSKSIGLDLHHAMIAPGLGIEPEKLILAQFPAVGGTFGYKFSPTIEALVGAAAMATGKPVFLNFNYFQQITYTGKRSPFFIDLKYGANKDGKIIAMESNWAVDHGPYSEFGDLLTLRGAQFIGAGYGIPNIRGAGYTVCTNHAWGSAFRAYGSPQSFFASESLMDILAEKMGIDPLELRYRNVYRPGDTSPTGQPPEVYTLPQMIDILRPKYKAALEEARRLSTPEKKRGVGVSIGIYGCGLDGPDSAEVWVELLPDGRVQVSTNWQDHGQGADMGLLATSHESLRPMGIKPEQIKLVMNDMAVAPAGGPAGGSRSQFVIGNAVKNGCEQLLNAMRKPDGTYRTYEEMVRENIPLKYVGKWTTPCTPCDENAQGSPFASYMYGVFMAEVEVDTRTGKVQVLKMTLVADIGKIANKTVVDGQIYGGLAQGIGLALTEDFEDLNKHTTMAACGIPYIKDVPDNLEVIYVDSPRELGPHGASGVGELPLTSPHAAIANAIYNACGVRITQLPALPEKILAGLQGKQIPVVRRPIKNPPF; encoded by the coding sequence ATGATGCAAAAAAAATTTCTTAACATCAACGGCGTTGCTCACACTTTGATTGTCGATCCGGAAGCCAGCCTGGCCGACGTCCTGCGCGGCCAGCTTCGCCTGACCGGCACAAAGATCGGCTGCGGCAAGGCCCAGTGCGGCGCCTGCTCTGTTATCATGAACGGCAAGGTAATCATGTCCTGCGCCACCAAAATGAAAAGGGTTCCCGATGAGGCCATTATCACCACTATCGAAGGCATCGGCACCCCCACCAACCTGCACGCCCTCCAGATGGCCTGGGTAAAGCACGGCGCCGCCCAGTGCGGGTTCTGCGCCCCGGGATTTATCGTTTCTGCCAAGGTGCTTCTGGATCAGAACCCCAATCCTACCAGGGAAGAGGTCCGCGACTGGTTCCAGAAGCACAGGAATGTTTGCCGCTGCACCGGCTACAAGCCTATCGTGGATGCGGTGATGGATGCCGCCCGCCTGATGCGCGGCGAAATTACACCCGAAGCCCTTGGCTTTAAGATGCCTGCTGACGGCAAGATCTGGGGCACCGACTATCCGCGTCCCTCCGCCATCGGCAAGGCCACCGGCACCATTAACTACGGCTCCGACCTGGGGCTCAAGATGCCGCCCGGCACCCTGCAGCTCAAGCTGGTCCAGGCTCAGGTTTCTCACGCCAGGATTTTGTCTATTGACACCTCCGAAGCGGAAAAAATGCCCGGCGTCTACAAGGTCGTTACACATAAAGACGTTAAGGGGAAAAACCGCATCACCGGCCTGATTACCTTCCCGACCAACAAGGGGGACGGCTGGGACAGGCCTATCCTGTGCGATGAAAAGGTCTTTCAGTTCGGCGACGCCATAGCCATTGTGTGTGCCGACACCGAGGCCAATGCCCAGGCCGCCGTTGAAAAGGTCAAGGTGGAGCTGGAAGTGCTGCCTCCGTATATGAGCGCACCCGCCGCCATGGCGCCCGATGCTATTGAGATTCACCCCGGCACGCCCAACGTTTATTTCCGGCAGAATATTGCCAAGGGCGAGGATACCGGGCCCATCATGGAAAAAGCGGACTATGTGGTGGCCATTGAGGATTATTACGTCGGCCGCCAGCCCCACCTGCCCATCGAGCCTGACGTTGCCGCGGCATATTTTGACGAGCAGGGCCGCCTGGTCATCATGTCCAAGAGCATCGGCCTGGATCTGCACCACGCCATGATTGCCCCCGGCCTCGGCATTGAGCCGGAGAAACTGATCCTGGCCCAGTTCCCTGCCGTGGGCGGCACCTTCGGGTATAAATTCAGCCCTACCATTGAAGCGCTGGTGGGTGCGGCTGCCATGGCCACCGGCAAGCCGGTTTTCCTGAACTTCAATTACTTCCAGCAGATCACCTACACCGGCAAACGGTCGCCTTTCTTCATCGACCTTAAATACGGGGCTAACAAGGACGGCAAAATTATTGCCATGGAAAGCAACTGGGCGGTGGACCACGGCCCCTATTCCGAGTTCGGCGACCTCCTTACTTTGCGTGGCGCTCAGTTCATAGGCGCTGGTTACGGCATTCCGAATATCCGCGGCGCCGGTTACACGGTCTGCACCAACCACGCCTGGGGTTCCGCCTTCAGGGCTTACGGCTCGCCCCAGAGCTTCTTTGCCTCCGAGTCGCTTATGGATATCCTGGCGGAGAAAATGGGCATTGACCCGCTTGAGCTGCGCTACAGGAACGTCTACCGGCCCGGCGACACCTCGCCCACCGGACAGCCTCCCGAAGTATACACGCTGCCTCAGATGATCGACATCCTGAGGCCCAAGTACAAGGCAGCCCTGGAAGAGGCCAGGAGGCTTTCCACGCCCGAGAAGAAGCGCGGCGTCGGGGTGTCAATAGGCATTTACGGGTGCGGTCTGGACGGCCCGGACAGCGCCGAGGTATGGGTGGAGTTATTGCCTGACGGCAGGGTCCAGGTAAGCACCAACTGGCAGGACCACGGTCAGGGTGCCGACATGGGCCTTCTCGCAACCTCGCACGAATCGCTCCGGCCGATGGGGATCAAGCCGGAGCAGATTAAGCTGGTGATGAACGATATGGCCGTGGCTCCGGCCGGCGGTCCGGCCGGCGGAAGCCGCTCCCAGTTTGTCATCGGCAATGCCGTCAAGAACGGCTGCGAGCAACTGCTGAACGCCATGCGGAAACCGGACGGAACCTACCGCACCTATGAAGAAATGGTCAGGGAAAATATTCCACTTAAATATGTGGGCAAGTGGACCACTCCCTGCACCCCCTGTGATGAAAACGCTCAGGGCTCGCCCTTTGCCTCGTACATGTACGGCGTGTTTATGGCCGAAGTGGAGGTTGACACCAGGACCGGCAAGGTTCAGGTTCTGAAGATGACCCTGGTTGCCGACATCGGCAAGATTGCCAACAAGACGGTTGTGGACGGGCAGATTTACGGCGGCCTGGCCCAGGGTATCGGCCTGGCGCTTACCGAGGACTTCGAGGACCTCAATAAACATACCACCATGGCCGCCTGCGGCATCCCGTACATCAAGGATGTACCGGACAACCTCGAGGTAATTTACGTGGACAGCCCGCGTGAACTGGGCCCGCACGGCGCTTCCGGCGTGGGCGAACTGCCGCTGACCTCGCCGCATGCCGCCATCGCCAACGCTATTTACAATGCCTGCGGCGTCCGGATTACCCAACTGCCGGCGCTGCCTGAGAAAATTCTGGCCGGCCTGCAGGGCAAGCAAATCCCGGTTGTGAGAAGGCCGATTAAAAACCCGCCCTTCTAA